The DNA region TATGAGCTTTTATTCCACTGAGGTTTTCTAAGTCCTTTATGCTGAAATTAACTTTTATGTTGTTCATTGATAATTTAATTTCGTTAAACAAAAATAAGCATAATTATCAAAATAATATAGTAAATAGGGATAAAAAGAGTTGAGGTATAGGGAGGTAGGTGTTTTTTTGAAGTGATTTAAAGTGCGCACGAGAAGATTCGAACTTCCACATCCTAAACGGATACTGGCCCCTCAAGCCAGCGCGTCTACCAATTCCGCCACGTGCGCCTTTAATTAAAAAATCCCACTAAAAATAAAAAAAGTTAAGCAAATATGCTTAACTTTTTTTCTGTGACCGGGCTGGGGCTCGAACCCAGGACCCTCTCCTTAAAAGGGAGATGCTCTACCAACTGAGCTACCCGGTCTTGATTTTGCTAGAGCAATTGTATTGCTGTTTGCGGGTGCAAATATAAAACCTATTTTTAATTAAACAAGCCTTTTTTCGAATAAATTTTCGTTTTTTTGCCCTGCAAATAGTTAGGGTTTTAATAATCAATATATAACACAAAAAATGATTATAATATTAATTGGATATATGGCTTCAGGAAAGTCTTCAATAGGCAAAAGATTGGCCAAAAAGCTGAATTATAAGTTTGTTGATTTGGATGATTACATCGAAGACAAAGAAAATTTGTCCGTTTCAAAAATATTCAAGAAAAAAGGAGAGGTATATTTTAGGAAGCAGGAAAGCCATTATTTAAAGAAACTGCTTAAAAAGGACAAAAACATGATATTGGCCGTTGGTGGAGGTACGCCTTGCTACAGCGATAACATGACACTTATTTTGGAAGCCGATGAGGTGAAAAGTGTTTATTTAAAAGCTTCGTTGCCAAATTTGGCCAATAAATTGATGGAGAAAAAAGCCAAGCGACCATTAATTGCACATATCGAAACTCTGGAAGCCATGACGGAATTTATCGGGAAACACCTGTTTGAGCGCATGCCGTTTTACGAGCAGGCAGAAACGCATGTGTCCATTGATGGTAAAGATAAAGATGAAGTGACCAAAGAAGTCGCAGAAAAATTACTCTAAAACAGCCTCAAAGGTTTTACCTTCCAAAACCACATGCACATGTTCGTGCAACGACGTAGATAACGAAATACCCTTAAAATCTGCTTTAATAGGGTATTTTTTGTGGTTTCGGTTTACCAATACAGCCGTTTTAAACTGTTTTAATGGCACATTCAAAAAGTGTTTAACGCCATAAATTAATGTGGTTCCGGAATTTAAAACATCATCAACCAACACTAACGATTTGTTTTCGTAATCCTTTTCAGGAATGGAAGTGCTAATGGCTTTCCACGGATTTTTTTTGTCCATGCTAACCTTGCAGAGTAACACATTCATGTCTGAAATATTCTGTAGTACAGATTTTATTTTTTTTGCAAAAACATAGCCGTTCTTGTCAATTCCCGCTAAAACGATTTCGGTTTCGTTAACGTTACTTTCGTATATCTGAAAAGCAATACGCCTAATCTTATTGGTTATTTCGGTGTGGTTTAAAATCACGTTGCTGTTAACGGCCATATTTTTTGTAAAATTAAGGGATAAAATTACTCATTTTCGTTAGTATAATCATCAATGTCGCGCCTATCTTTTTTGGTAGGGCGGCCGGTGCCTTTTTTTCGGTAGTAATCTTTCGAATATTTTAAAAGCTCGCGAGCTTCAAACTGTTCCTTAGGCGTGGTATCGGTGCGGAAAATATCAACCAATTTGGCACCTACACGGCTTTCGGGAATGTCATTAACTTTCAGTTGGTAGTTTATTTGGTCCTTTCGCAATTCAATACGGTCTTGTGGGTAAACTTCCCTACTGGGCTTTGCCGTATCGCCATTCACTTTTACATGGCCTTTTTTACAAGCCGTAGTGGCAATGCTTCGGGTTTTGTAATATCTAATACACCATAAATACTTATCTACACGCATACAATAATTAATAAAACTACGTTAATGTTTTTGCGCAAGATGCCATTAAAATTGTATCTTGCGACCTCAAAAATAAGGAATATAAAAGACTCTTTTTGCCGAAGAAGGTTTCAAAATTCAATTTCTGGTTTTGCACATATTCCATCAAAAAAATAATTGTTTCAAAATGAATATAAAGAAATTTAGCCTACTTGTTGTTGCTGCCCTTTTTGTTTTTACGGCCTGTAAAAAAGATGACGATGGTGTGGATGTTCCGGTAATTGAAATTAGAGACCGCGCCCAGCAACAAGATGACGATATGGATTCTATTAATGAATATCTAAAAAGTCATTATTATAATAAAAGTCATTTTACAGGAAACAGTGATCCAAGAATTGCCGATTTGATTATTACTGAAATCACAGATGAAGTTATTTCGCCAGAAGCCGACTCATTGCTTATCAACGTTGTCGGAGCGCCAAAAACTACACGCTATGCAGATATAGACTATGAATTTTATGCATGGAATCTTAGTGCTGGGGGAGGTAAATCACCAAGTTTTGCTGATAATATAAGAGTGATTTATGAAGGTTCTCTTTTAGACGGAACTGTATTTGACGTTACTTTCTCTCCTGTTGATTTTGACCTGGCAGGAGATTTAATCTCTGGTTGGAAGAAGGGGTTTCCTTTATTTTCAGCGGCACAAGACTTTGAGATAAATGGGGATGGCACAGTGAACTATATTAATCCTGGAGTAGGGGTTATGTTTTTACCCTCTGGCTTGGCTTATTTTTCAGATTCCAGGCCTGGAGCTACATATGCGCCATTAGTTTTTAAGTTTGAGTTGTACCAAACATTTGTTAATGATCATGACAACGATGGTATTCCCTCATTTATTGAAGATATTGACCAAAATGGAGAGTTAGATGATAATACCGACGGAGATATATCGTCTGTTACTCGTTTGCCATTATATGATTTTGTGGATGCAGATGACGATAACGATGGCATCCCAACCCGAGATGAATTAGAGTCCATAACCTACACAATCAATACTAATATTGGTGAAGTAGAACCAGATTTTGATGGTAGTATGGTAGAGTTCGTTCAAAGCAGAACAGAAACCAATGGTATTATTACCATAAAAACAAAGAAACTGGTTGATTCTAATGGTGATGATAAATGGGATTATCTTGACGATACCATTAAAATAAGGAACAGCAACGATTAATAAAAAAAACGGCAGCCATTGGCTGCCATTTTTGTTCGTAGATGTTAAGACAATCACATGAGTAACATAAAAGACCGTTGTATATTTTGAACATAAAATTTAGTTAGTCACTAGTTCGAGTGATTTTGAGATTATCGAAATCAAAATATATTTTGATTGAAGATACCTAAGCGAAGCTTAAAAAATCGTATCGAGAACTTTTTGGTTACTAAAATTATAATTCTCGATAGCTCTGCTGAGCGCAGCCGAAGTGCAGATTTTTTTTGTTTCAATCGAAAAATACACTCGAATTGACGAATTTTTTCCAAATGCACAGCGGATTGTTAAAATCGGTATTTTTACTATAAGCAGATGAAAATTCAAAAATGAGTTTTAACATCAAAACATACCCAAACCAAAATACGCATGCTGCACCTTTGGCTGTTTTTAGGATGGCTTTTGGGGTTATGATGTGTTTGAGTATTGTTCGGTTTTGGTACCGTGGGTGGATTGAAACTTTATACCTTCAGCCCAAATTCCATTTTTCGTATTACGGTTTCGAGTGGGTAAAACCTTTGGGCAGTTATACCTATTTACTTTTTGTTATCTGCGGAATATCTGCGCTATTGGTTGCCGTGGGGCTCAAATATCGTTTTGCCATCATCACCTTTTTTTTAAGTTTTACTTACATTGAACTGATGGATAAAACCACTTACCTGAACCACTATTACTTCATCAGTCTGCTCAGTTTTTTGATGATTTTTTTACCTGCAAACGCTTATTTTTCCGTTGATAATTTAATCAAAAAACAAAGCTATAGAAACGTTCCAAAATGGAGTATCGATAGCATAAAACTGCTTTTGGGCATCGTGTATTTTTACGCCGGTTTGGCCAAAATAAATTCCGATTGGCTCTGCCGTGCCCAACCCCTAAAAATATGGCTGCCCTCAAAATATGATCTGCCGTTACTTGGCGAGACCTTGATGAACCAAAACTGGTTTCACTACGCCATGAGTTGGAGCGGTATGTTGTACGATTTGTCCATTCCGTTTTTACTGCTTTACAAACGCACCCGTATATTGGCCTTTGTTTTAGTAGTGTTTTTTCATGTGTTTACTCGAGTGTTGTTCCCCATCGGCATGTTTCCGTTCATTATGATCGTTTCCGCATTGATATTTTTTGATGCTGGCTTCCATGAAAAAATTATCGATTTTTTAAGAAGATTTCTGAAAAAATGGTCACTTCGAGCGGAGTCGAGAAATCTCAAATCGATCACAATCAAAGAAAATTTCAACATCAAACGAAAAAAGCTAGTGTTGCCAATCGTTGGCGTATTTTTTGTTATCCAATTATTATTTCCGTTTCGTTATTTGCTATATCCCGGCGAATTGTTTTGGACCGAAGAAGGTTACCGTTTTTCGTGGCGCGTGATGCTGATGGAAAAAATGGGAATTTCAACGTTTAAGATTGTCAATGCCGAAACAGGTGATTTCTTTTATGTGAACAATGCCGATTTTTTAACATCCTTTCAGGAGAAACAAATGAGTTTTCAGCCCGATTTCATTTTGGAATATGCCCATTATCTGGGCGACCACTTTACATCGCAAGGCCATAAAAATGTTCAGGTTTTTGTAGAAAGTTACGTGGCATTAAATGGCCGATTGAGTGCGCCGTTTATTGATAAAACCGTAGATTTGTACGCCGAAAAAGAATCGTTTAAACTCAAAACCTGGATATTACCTTTTACTGATGACATTAAAGGCCTTTAAACTTATTGCCGCACTACTTTTTAGCTTGTCGTTTTATGCACAAAATAGCGTAAATGGTTCGGTTTATCTTCTGAAAAACAACAAACCCATAGCAGGGGTTGAGGTGTACGACAAAACATCCGGTTTGGTGGCCACTACCAATAGTTTGGGCGAGTTTCAGTTCGAAACCATAAAAAAGCACCTCACCTTGGTATTCTTTTCCTTTGAATACGAAGTTGAAGAAGTTGCGATAAACACAGAAGAATCCCAAAATTTAAATATCACTTTAAAGGATTTAACCACCACATTGAGTGAGGTTGAAATCACAGCTAGAAAACGTCGCGTTTTTGAATTACGCCGATTGAACGATGTAGAAGGCACGGCCATTTACGCGGGAAAGAAAACCGAAGTGGTACTGCTGGACGAATCGATGGCAAATTTAGCTACCAACAACGCTCGGCAAATCTACAGTCAGGTAGCGGGTTTGAATATTTACCAAAACGACGATGCTGGTTTGCAGTTGAATATCGGTGGCCGAGGCTTGGACCCCAACCGAACAGCCAATTTCAATACCCGCCAAAACGATTACGACATCAGTGCCGATGTGTTGGGTTACCCCGAAAGCTATTATACTCCGGCTTCCGAAGGAATTTCTGAAATTCAAGTGATTCGTGGGGCGGCTTCGTTGCAGTACGGTACGCAGTTTGGCGGATTGATAAATTTTAAAATGAAACAGCCCAACCCGAACAAATCTTTAGAAGTTATCACAAGAAATACTTTGGGCAGTTATGGGCTTTATACCAATTTTACCAGTTTAAGCGGAACGAAGGATAAATTTAGCTATTATGGCTATTTCAACTATAAAAAAGGAGATGGTTTTCGCCCCAATTCGGAGTTCGAATCCAAAAATGTGTTTGCGCATTTGGGGTATCAGTTTAGTGAAAAAACGTCGTTGACGGGCAATTTTACCCACTTGCACTATTTGGCACAACAAGCTGGTGGGTTAACCGATAATATGTTTTACAACGACCCATACCAAAGCAATCGGGCGCGCAACTGGTTTAAAGTGAACTGGCTACTTTATAACCTTAAATTTGCCCATGAGTTTTCTAAAAATACCAATTTTACTTTTAGTTTTTTTGGACTTGATGCTTACAGAAAAGCTGTTGGTTTTAGGGGGGATCCTTATCCATCTGGTTTGAATAAAAATCCAATTTTAGAAGAAGATTTTGTAGATTCAAACGGTGAATACTTTTATAATAGAGATGTTTTAGTTGGCAATTTTCAAAATTGGGGAGCTGAAGCAAGGTTGTTGACAAAGTATAACCTTTTTGATAAAGAATCGGTTTTCTTGATAGGAAGTAAATATTACAATGCAAATAACTCAAGTCAACAAGGTGCGGGAAGTAAAGGTGTTTCTCCAGAATTCTCTATTTTGAATGAGGAAAATGCAGATTATCCTAATGTTTCAGATTTCAGTTACCCAAATAGAAACCTATCTGTTTTCGGTGAGAACATTTTCAGGTTTACAGATAGATTTTCGGTAACGCCCGGTTTTCGTTTCGAATATATAAAAACACAAAGCGAAGGCGTATATTACCAAAAGAATTATGACAACGCCAATAACTTAATATCTTCAATTGAGAATACAGATAATAGAACTTTTGACAGGAATTTTGTTTTGTTGGGTATAGGGACTAGCTATAAACCTACAGAGGTTGTTGAGCTATATGGGAATATTTCGCAAAATTATAGATCTGTTACTTTCAATGATATTCGGTCGGTTAGTCCAACTTTTATAATTGACGAAAATATCACCGATGAAAAAGGTTTTACTGTAGATTTTGGAGCACGGGGAAAGTTCAAAAAATCTGTTTCTTATGATATGGGACTTTTTGGAGTTAGTTACAAAGAAAGAATAGGTGATATTTTAGACAATAGGGCCAATCGGGTAAGAACTAATGTTGGTGATGCCTTTATTTATGGTTTTGAAGGTTTTTTTGATTGGAACATCTTGGATGTATTTGATAACATTTCTACAAGATATAAATTGAAATTAGGAGTCAATTTTGCCTATATTGAATCTGAATACACAAATTCCTTAAGGAACGGCGTGGAAGGAAACCAAGTAGAGTTCATTCCTAAAGTGAACTTAAAAACCATGCTGAGATTTGGGTATAAAAACCTATTGGGAAGCATTCAATATTCATATTTGTCCGAACAATACACCGATGCCTTTGAATCGGAAAAGGCAACCACGGGCGAACTTAGAGAAGGCGTTATAGGCGAAATTCCGGCATACGATATTTTGGATGTGTCGCTATCCTACAGTTACAAAAACTTCAAGCTGGAAACGGGCATCAATAACCTTTTGGATAATGCCTATTTTACACGTCGGGCAACGGGATATCCCGGGCCGGGCATCATTCCATCGGCACCTCGAAATTGGTACGCCACGCTTCAAATTAAAATATAATGGCGTTCAGAAAAAAAAGTGTGTTTTTTCTTCGTTTTAAATTAAACCTTATCAAAATTTAGTGGTCTAACAAACTAATCATTTAACCACCGATAGTTTTGAATAGTTTAAGAGGCATTTCAACATTAATTTTAGTTTTGTTTAGTACGGCGTTGTTCGCTCAGCGTTTTTCATTAGAAGGCATTGTAAAAGATAAAGATTCGTTGGTATTGGAAGGCGCAACGGTGTACCTGCAAAGCGTTGCCGACAGCGTTCCGATGTCTTACGGCATTACCAATAAAAACGGCGAATTTTCATTGCAAGTGAATGCAGAGGACGATAAGCAGGCTATTTTTAACATTGCCTATTTGGGGTATAAACCTTTTAAAAAGGATGTTGCCGTTCCCGAGGGTAAATTATTAAATCTGGGCACCATTTTTTTGGAAGACCAAATGGAATCCTTGAATGCAGTCTCAATCGTTGGAAAAGCACCACCGGTGGTGATTAAAAAGGACACCATTGAATATAATGCCGATAGTTTTAAAACCATGCCCAACGATATGGTGGAAGATTTACTGCGGAAAATTCCGGGTATTGAAATTGATGTTGATGGGGGTATTACCGTAAACGGCGTTGAGGTTGAGGCGATTAATGTGGATGGTATGGAGTTTTTTGGCGACCAAAAAGGGGAAGTGGCTTTAAAAAACATCCCCAGTAGCGCGGTGAGCAAAGTGCAGGTAACCGACTTTAAAACCGAAAACCAAAAATTTACGGGCGAGGAATCTGATTCGGGTACCAAAGAAATCAACCTGAAAATTAAAAAAGGTAGAAATAAGGCTTACTTCGGCGATGTAAATGTGGGCTACGGTACCGACGAGCGGTATCAGGCCAATGCCAATCTGTTCCAAATCATAGAAGGGAAGCAGCTTGGCGTTATTATGGGAAGCAACAACATTAATATGGGGCGTGGGTTTAATGCCTTGCCGGATGCCACATCGAGTAATGGATTGATTGAATCTAATTTTGTGGGTACTAATTTTTCAAAAGGAAAATGGGACGAAACGCAAATTAAGGCCGATTACCGATACAGTGTTCAAGACACCGAAAGGGGCCAAAAAAGTTATGCCGAAAATTTTCTGCCAGATAGAAATTATATCACCAATTCCAACAGTAGCAGCTTTAACAATTCTGAACGCCACGATGCTGGGGCCGAAGTGAAGTTTTTAACCGATCCCAAAAACAAAACTTCCAATAGGCAAGTAAGAATCTCCAATGAAATGGATTTTGATTCGAGGCACAACGATGCCTACTCAACCTCAGATCGTATTTCAGAACTTAACAATGGCGATTTGGTGAGTCAATATTTTTCAACCAACGAATCTTCAAATTCAAATTATTCTTTTGACAATGAATTCCATGTTGCAGCACGGCTTGGTGGCCGAAGAGACTTTTTGTTTATGGGCGTCAATACCTCTTTTGATAAAGAGGACGGCGAGAGTGCCAATTATTCCAGAAACGAGCTGGCAAACAGTGGCGATGTGGTGGTGCAGGATCAAATTTCGAGCACTCGAAACAATTCTTCCAGGATTAATCTCTTCGGAAGGTTCAGCAAGGAGATTTTTGAAGATTTCAGGATTATGCCGGGCTACAGTGCCACGGTAAATACCGATATCAATGAAAAAAGCATTTATGATTATAATGAAGACACCGAAGAATACGATAATTTCAATACCCAAATAAGTACAGATAGCCGTTATATTTCTACTACGGTACGCCCGTCGCTACGTTTGCGTTATCAGTACAAAGATATCCGTTTTGAGCTGGAGGGGGCTTACACCAATACGTTCAGAAAATATGTTGACGACATTATTGAGGACAGAAATTTTAAAAATGATTTTAAATATTTAACCTATTCGGGTAGAATTCGCTACCGCGACGAAAATGGGTATAAAAATATTTCGTTGGATTATAGGCAGAATGTCGATTTGCCGTCTATCAGTCAGTTGCAACCCGTACCCAATGTGAGCAATATTACGCATATTGTTACCGGTAACCCCGATTTGGAACCAGGCGTTAGCCACAACTTCCGTTTTAGGTACCAAAATAATTTGGCGGCCAATAAGCTTAGTTTTAATGGAAGTGCAAATGCCGATTTTGTAAACGATAAGATTATAAATTCAACCATTACTGATGAAGATTTAATCCGTTACACCACCTACGAAAATATTGATGGCGATTATAGATTATCTGGAAATTTAGGAGTGAACAAGTCGTTTTTAAACCAAAAGACAAATTACAATTTAGGCGTTCGGCTATCGGGAAATTATGATAATATCAGATCCATTCAAAACGGGGTAAAATTCACGGCCAAAACCAATACGTTAAGCCCGTCGGTTTCGTTGAGCTATTCCTACGATAAAAAAATAGAAATCAATACTTCGTACAGTTACAGTACTACCAGTACAGAATATAATACCGATGCATTTAATGATAACGACTATTTTGTTCAAAATGTGCGGTTCGAGTCTACCTTATTTTTCTTGAAAAATGTCTTTTTCAACAACAAACTGTCTTACCGATATAACAGTAGGGTGGGCGACGATTTTGATGGAGATGCCGTGTTTTGGAATGCCGGTTTGGGCGTACAGTTCTTCAAACAAAAAGGCACGCTTACTTTGGTGGGCTACGATATGTTGGGGATGAATAACGGGTTTAGCCGATCGGTAACAGAAACGGCCATTCGTGACGTGGAAAACCAAATATTGGAACAGTACTTTATGCTCACCTTTGTGTATAAGTTTGGAAAGTTTGCAGGTCAGAATATGAGTGATGGTAGAG from Tamlana crocina includes:
- a CDS encoding shikimate kinase; the encoded protein is MIIILIGYMASGKSSIGKRLAKKLNYKFVDLDDYIEDKENLSVSKIFKKKGEVYFRKQESHYLKKLLKKDKNMILAVGGGTPCYSDNMTLILEADEVKSVYLKASLPNLANKLMEKKAKRPLIAHIETLEAMTEFIGKHLFERMPFYEQAETHVSIDGKDKDEVTKEVAEKLL
- a CDS encoding phosphoribosyltransferase family protein encodes the protein MAVNSNVILNHTEITNKIRRIAFQIYESNVNETEIVLAGIDKNGYVFAKKIKSVLQNISDMNVLLCKVSMDKKNPWKAISTSIPEKDYENKSLVLVDDVLNSGTTLIYGVKHFLNVPLKQFKTAVLVNRNHKKYPIKADFKGISLSTSLHEHVHVVLEGKTFEAVLE
- a CDS encoding RNA-binding S4 domain-containing protein, which encodes MRVDKYLWCIRYYKTRSIATTACKKGHVKVNGDTAKPSREVYPQDRIELRKDQINYQLKVNDIPESRVGAKLVDIFRTDTTPKEQFEARELLKYSKDYYRKKGTGRPTKKDRRDIDDYTNENE
- a CDS encoding FKBP-type peptidyl-prolyl cis-trans isomerase produces the protein MNIKKFSLLVVAALFVFTACKKDDDGVDVPVIEIRDRAQQQDDDMDSINEYLKSHYYNKSHFTGNSDPRIADLIITEITDEVISPEADSLLINVVGAPKTTRYADIDYEFYAWNLSAGGGKSPSFADNIRVIYEGSLLDGTVFDVTFSPVDFDLAGDLISGWKKGFPLFSAAQDFEINGDGTVNYINPGVGVMFLPSGLAYFSDSRPGATYAPLVFKFELYQTFVNDHDNDGIPSFIEDIDQNGELDDNTDGDISSVTRLPLYDFVDADDDNDGIPTRDELESITYTINTNIGEVEPDFDGSMVEFVQSRTETNGIITIKTKKLVDSNGDDKWDYLDDTIKIRNSND
- a CDS encoding HTTM domain-containing protein; amino-acid sequence: MSFNIKTYPNQNTHAAPLAVFRMAFGVMMCLSIVRFWYRGWIETLYLQPKFHFSYYGFEWVKPLGSYTYLLFVICGISALLVAVGLKYRFAIITFFLSFTYIELMDKTTYLNHYYFISLLSFLMIFLPANAYFSVDNLIKKQSYRNVPKWSIDSIKLLLGIVYFYAGLAKINSDWLCRAQPLKIWLPSKYDLPLLGETLMNQNWFHYAMSWSGMLYDLSIPFLLLYKRTRILAFVLVVFFHVFTRVLFPIGMFPFIMIVSALIFFDAGFHEKIIDFLRRFLKKWSLRAESRNLKSITIKENFNIKRKKLVLPIVGVFFVIQLLFPFRYLLYPGELFWTEEGYRFSWRVMLMEKMGISTFKIVNAETGDFFYVNNADFLTSFQEKQMSFQPDFILEYAHYLGDHFTSQGHKNVQVFVESYVALNGRLSAPFIDKTVDLYAEKESFKLKTWILPFTDDIKGL
- a CDS encoding TonB-dependent receptor, translated to MTLKAFKLIAALLFSLSFYAQNSVNGSVYLLKNNKPIAGVEVYDKTSGLVATTNSLGEFQFETIKKHLTLVFFSFEYEVEEVAINTEESQNLNITLKDLTTTLSEVEITARKRRVFELRRLNDVEGTAIYAGKKTEVVLLDESMANLATNNARQIYSQVAGLNIYQNDDAGLQLNIGGRGLDPNRTANFNTRQNDYDISADVLGYPESYYTPASEGISEIQVIRGAASLQYGTQFGGLINFKMKQPNPNKSLEVITRNTLGSYGLYTNFTSLSGTKDKFSYYGYFNYKKGDGFRPNSEFESKNVFAHLGYQFSEKTSLTGNFTHLHYLAQQAGGLTDNMFYNDPYQSNRARNWFKVNWLLYNLKFAHEFSKNTNFTFSFFGLDAYRKAVGFRGDPYPSGLNKNPILEEDFVDSNGEYFYNRDVLVGNFQNWGAEARLLTKYNLFDKESVFLIGSKYYNANNSSQQGAGSKGVSPEFSILNEENADYPNVSDFSYPNRNLSVFGENIFRFTDRFSVTPGFRFEYIKTQSEGVYYQKNYDNANNLISSIENTDNRTFDRNFVLLGIGTSYKPTEVVELYGNISQNYRSVTFNDIRSVSPTFIIDENITDEKGFTVDFGARGKFKKSVSYDMGLFGVSYKERIGDILDNRANRVRTNVGDAFIYGFEGFFDWNILDVFDNISTRYKLKLGVNFAYIESEYTNSLRNGVEGNQVEFIPKVNLKTMLRFGYKNLLGSIQYSYLSEQYTDAFESEKATTGELREGVIGEIPAYDILDVSLSYSYKNFKLETGINNLLDNAYFTRRATGYPGPGIIPSAPRNWYATLQIKI
- a CDS encoding outer membrane beta-barrel protein — its product is MNSLRGISTLILVLFSTALFAQRFSLEGIVKDKDSLVLEGATVYLQSVADSVPMSYGITNKNGEFSLQVNAEDDKQAIFNIAYLGYKPFKKDVAVPEGKLLNLGTIFLEDQMESLNAVSIVGKAPPVVIKKDTIEYNADSFKTMPNDMVEDLLRKIPGIEIDVDGGITVNGVEVEAINVDGMEFFGDQKGEVALKNIPSSAVSKVQVTDFKTENQKFTGEESDSGTKEINLKIKKGRNKAYFGDVNVGYGTDERYQANANLFQIIEGKQLGVIMGSNNINMGRGFNALPDATSSNGLIESNFVGTNFSKGKWDETQIKADYRYSVQDTERGQKSYAENFLPDRNYITNSNSSSFNNSERHDAGAEVKFLTDPKNKTSNRQVRISNEMDFDSRHNDAYSTSDRISELNNGDLVSQYFSTNESSNSNYSFDNEFHVAARLGGRRDFLFMGVNTSFDKEDGESANYSRNELANSGDVVVQDQISSTRNNSSRINLFGRFSKEIFEDFRIMPGYSATVNTDINEKSIYDYNEDTEEYDNFNTQISTDSRYISTTVRPSLRLRYQYKDIRFELEGAYTNTFRKYVDDIIEDRNFKNDFKYLTYSGRIRYRDENGYKNISLDYRQNVDLPSISQLQPVPNVSNITHIVTGNPDLEPGVSHNFRFRYQNNLAANKLSFNGSANADFVNDKIINSTITDEDLIRYTTYENIDGDYRLSGNLGVNKSFLNQKTNYNLGVRLSGNYDNIRSIQNGVKFTAKTNTLSPSVSLSYSYDKKIEINTSYSYSTTSTEYNTDAFNDNDYFVQNVRFESTLFFLKNVFFNNKLSYRYNSRVGDDFDGDAVFWNAGLGVQFFKQKGTLTLVGYDMLGMNNGFSRSVTETAIRDVENQILEQYFMLTFVYKFGKFAGQNMSDGRGGRGKVRMGKPRRL